Genomic DNA from Sphingobium sp. V4:
ACCCAGATGGTGGTCATGCCGATCGCCTTGGCGGGTGCCAAGTTGCGGGCCATATCCTCGAAGAAGGCGGCACGAGTCGGATCGACGTCGTGAACCCGGCACAGCTCGGCATAGCCCGACGGGTCGGGCTTGGGCACATATTGGCAGGCGTGGATGTCGTGGATCAGCTCGAACGTGCCGCTAAGCCCCAGCCTGTCCAGCACGCGCGCCGCATAGGCGGCATCGCCATTGGTGAAGATCAGGCGTCGGCCTGGCAGCGCCGCGATGCAGCGGTTCAGTTCGCCGTCTATTTCGAGACGGTCCATGGATATGTCATGGACATAGTCCAGAAATTCGCGCGGCTCGACGCCATGATGGTGCATCAGCCCCGACAGGGTCGTGCCATGTTCCAGGAAATAGCGTTTCTGCGTCTGGCGCGCGACCACCGGGTCGCATCCCAGCAGCCCCTGGATGAACTCGCCCATCTTCACGTCGATCAGGCCGAACAGGTCCGTCTTCGCCGGGTAGAGCGTATTGTCCAGATCGAAGATCCAGCTGTCGATATGGGCCATATCCGCGCGCAT
This window encodes:
- a CDS encoding pyrimidine 5'-nucleotidase produces the protein MRADMAHIDSWIFDLDNTLYPAKTDLFGLIDVKMGEFIQGLLGCDPVVARQTQKRYFLEHGTTLSGLMHHHGVEPREFLDYVHDISMDRLEIDGELNRCIAALPGRRLIFTNGDAAYAARVLDRLGLSGTFELIHDIHACQYVPKPDPSGYAELCRVHDVDPTRAAFFEDMARNLAPAKAIGMTTIWVNNGSEAGDHGHHPDFIDFETDHLTPFLADIIGD